A single Montipora foliosa isolate CH-2021 chromosome 7, ASM3666993v2, whole genome shotgun sequence DNA region contains:
- the LOC138009589 gene encoding histamine H2 receptor-like: MANNSSTEQHISYFDIGFDSCLIVLSFFIIAINILVLVLFVRRRPLRTKTNLLLVSLSVSDFMMGLLGIPMSIACNALVGDQRFSGLCITSAAVYRFIAVSTILHILIITGERYVSVIYPFIYMSTVTKKRTFILISCVWVFSLFVAVIQLAWQEFDHFTSRNHTKLRWGLVYNILGIVMCLLLPLVLMIFFYVRMFKVIHRQATQIRKLNRIQLSRRGLRGKHLAAEKRAITIFALMLGIFSGCWSTWYIGLLQDYLSKEDFYVIPGKWLMVFDFLRFSTSFINPMLYTLLKQDFRAELYHVLPCCKEKNERYEQITMNSIIEVQINHKKDAPSTVL; encoded by the coding sequence ATGGCTAACAATTCCTCAACAGAACAACACATCAGCTACTTCGACATCGGCTTCGACTCTTGTTTAATCGTCCTCAGTTTCTTTATTATCGCCATTAACATCTTAGTTCTTGTTTTATTTGTGCGAAGACGCCCTCTTCGCACCAAAACCAACTTACTTCTTGTTAGTTTGAGTGTATCTGATTTTATGATGGGATTGTTAggaattcccatgagtattgcGTGCAATGCACTTGTCGGTGATCAACGTTTTTCTGGACTTTGCATAACTTCTGCAGCAGTCTACAGGTTTATTGCTGTTTCAACAATCTTGCATATTCTTATCATAACAGGAGAGCGATACGTATCAGTGATATACCCTTTCATATATATGTCGACTGTGACCAAGAAAAGAACTTTTATTCTCATAAGCTGTGTTTGGGTTTTTTCCCTTTTCGTGGCGGTCATCCAACTCGCCTGGCAggaatttgatcatttcacctCGAGAAACCACACCAAATTGCGCTGGGGTCTTGTTTACAATATTTTAGGTATTGTCATGTGTCTGCTCCTTCCTTTGGTGCTTATGATCTTCTTTTACGTTCGGATGTTCAAAGTGATACACCGCCAAGCAACGCAGATCAGAAAACTCAACAGGATACAACTGTCCCGTCGAGGCCTAAGAGGAAAACACTTAGCCGCCGAAAAACGAGCAATTACTATTTTCGCCCTAATGCTCGGTATCTTCTCTGGTTGTTGGTCGACTTGGTACATTGGACTCCTCCAGGATTATCTCAGCAAAGAAGATTTCTATGTCATTCCTGGCAAATGGCTTATGGTGTTCGACTTTTTGCGATTCTCTACCTCATTTATTAACCCGATGCTGTATACACTCCTAAAACAAGACTTTCGCGCGGAATTGTATCACGTGCTTCCGTGTTGCAAAGAGAAGAACGAGCGATATGAACAAATCACCATGAACTCGATTATTGAGGTACAAATAAACCACAAGAAAGACGCTCCCAGCACTGTTCTGTAA